A genomic region of Alicyclobacillus sp. SO9 contains the following coding sequences:
- a CDS encoding NAD(P)-dependent oxidoreductase, with protein sequence MHRHLDLIIGDGQRERALTEPSRPLKEIDATFDEQVPKRNLNNAHDSYVYDKQRMEHWLRHHQEKYGVKITVIRPLLQMVGPNTEDGRFAWFWLRVTDGGPIWLPGTARHKAGPCQLSFSGDVAKAIHGAMNHAAKDYAVYNTGQPELWTYEEYIGMLAAEAGRHTEVYYAPAETLNTWAGGFYRISLPYPVAFDVSKTEQELGVKPTPMKEWVRETATWMTNHYRGMSPRWYETRENEIQWSSLNMTARG encoded by the coding sequence ATGCACAGACATTTGGATTTAATCATAGGGGATGGTCAGCGTGAACGTGCCTTGACAGAACCTTCACGTCCTCTCAAAGAAATTGATGCGACTTTTGATGAACAAGTGCCAAAGAGAAACCTCAACAATGCTCATGATAGCTACGTCTATGATAAACAGCGCATGGAACACTGGTTGCGTCATCATCAAGAAAAGTATGGTGTCAAAATCACCGTTATTCGACCGTTGCTTCAGATGGTAGGACCCAATACAGAAGACGGGCGCTTTGCTTGGTTCTGGCTGCGGGTAACCGATGGCGGACCAATATGGTTGCCTGGTACTGCCAGACACAAGGCTGGTCCGTGTCAACTCTCCTTTTCAGGCGATGTCGCCAAAGCAATTCATGGTGCAATGAATCATGCTGCGAAAGATTATGCTGTGTATAACACTGGACAACCAGAATTGTGGACCTATGAAGAATATATTGGCATGCTGGCAGCCGAGGCTGGGCGACACACAGAAGTCTATTACGCTCCCGCAGAAACCTTGAATACGTGGGCGGGTGGATTTTATCGGATTTCACTACCGTACCCAGTAGCATTTGATGTCTCAAAAACTGAACAGGAATTGGGAGTTAAACCAACTCCGATGAAAGAATGGGTGCGGGAAACTGCAACATGGATGACGAATCATTACAGAGGTATGTCACCACGGTGGTACGAAACCAGAGAGAATGAAATCCAATGGTCGTCGTTGAATATGACTGCAAGGGGCTAG
- a CDS encoding YdeI family protein, translating to MRSSKTNPKVDDFLAKSQKWKEEYEKLREIVLDCELIEEFKWMHPCYTFEKKNIVLIHGFKEYCALLFHKGALLKDPQGILVQQTENVQAARQLRFTNLEEIVEIESTVKAYIYEAIEVEKAGLEVSLKKTREFMVPEELESKFSEFPALKTAFEALTPGRQRAYILHFSKPKQSKTRISRIEKYTQYILNGKGLND from the coding sequence ATGAGAAGTAGTAAAACGAATCCCAAGGTTGATGACTTTTTGGCCAAATCCCAAAAATGGAAGGAAGAATATGAAAAGCTCAGAGAGATTGTACTGGACTGTGAACTGATTGAAGAGTTTAAGTGGATGCATCCTTGTTATACGTTTGAGAAGAAGAACATCGTTTTGATACACGGATTTAAAGAATACTGTGCACTGCTGTTTCACAAAGGTGCTTTGTTAAAGGATCCCCAGGGGATACTGGTCCAACAAACGGAGAATGTACAGGCGGCGCGCCAACTTCGGTTCACCAATCTTGAGGAAATTGTAGAGATAGAGTCGACCGTGAAAGCCTATATCTATGAAGCCATTGAAGTAGAGAAAGCCGGTCTGGAAGTGAGCCTTAAGAAGACGCGAGAATTCATGGTTCCTGAAGAACTTGAAAGTAAATTTAGTGAATTTCCTGCCTTGAAGACAGCTTTTGAAGCCTTAACACCAGGACGGCAACGAGCATACATCCTCCACTTTTCCAAGCCCAAACAATCGAAAACGCGCATATCCAGGATTGAGAAATACACCCAGTACATTCTTAATGGAAAGGGATTGAATGACTAG
- a CDS encoding AAA family ATPase codes for MLYIFGGLPGTGKSTLSSSLAQELRATYIRVDVVEQAMRTAGLWVDGPAGYMVCYELAAQNLKLGLDVVADTVNPIGQSRQDWRQVAESLNAPFVEIEVICSDVEEHKSRIRSRVSDIPGLNLPSWDEVESRHYDSWDTNHIVIDTAHHSASESLTTLREELAQRAAGGQVGK; via the coding sequence ATGCTGTATATCTTTGGAGGGCTGCCAGGCACAGGAAAATCAACACTATCATCGTCCTTGGCGCAAGAGCTGCGGGCGACTTACATCCGAGTCGATGTTGTCGAACAGGCGATGCGAACTGCGGGTCTCTGGGTTGACGGACCGGCCGGGTACATGGTTTGTTATGAACTTGCGGCACAGAACCTCAAATTGGGACTTGATGTGGTTGCTGACACAGTCAATCCGATTGGACAGTCGCGTCAGGATTGGCGCCAGGTCGCTGAGTCGCTTAACGCGCCGTTTGTAGAAATTGAAGTTATTTGTTCTGATGTAGAAGAACACAAGTCTCGAATTCGTTCCAGAGTCTCCGATATTCCCGGACTGAACCTCCCCTCCTGGGATGAGGTCGAGAGCAGGCACTATGACAGCTGGGATACAAACCACATTGTCATCGATACGGCCCATCACTCTGCATCAGAGAGCTTAACGACGTTGCGCGAAGAGTTGGCTCAAAGGGCGGCTGGAGGGCAAGTGGGGAAATGA
- a CDS encoding TetR/AcrR family transcriptional regulator C-terminal domain-containing protein — protein MAISKQAIVQASIKILNRDGIDNLTMRTIANELQIKAASLYWHVRGKSELYSEIAEYLCSQYQMPKREVDEKSFLEDMYRSYRTMLLSTRDAVPVFEDSIPNTPRRMELITATIDALSVMGIPDKNLITIGNLLNNYVLSFVADEVRFKNTSPEAFADFAETLGPFDRRMFANIDYDGQFLYGLRVLFAGLESPEAQK, from the coding sequence ATGGCTATCTCGAAACAGGCAATCGTTCAAGCATCGATAAAAATACTGAATCGCGATGGGATTGACAATTTAACCATGCGCACGATTGCTAACGAACTTCAGATAAAGGCGGCCTCTCTTTACTGGCACGTGCGGGGGAAGTCGGAGTTGTATAGTGAAATTGCTGAGTACCTGTGTTCGCAGTACCAGATGCCGAAGAGAGAAGTCGATGAGAAGTCCTTTCTCGAAGACATGTATAGGTCATACCGAACTATGCTGCTTTCGACGCGGGATGCCGTTCCTGTCTTTGAAGATTCTATCCCCAACACACCTAGGAGGATGGAACTCATCACGGCTACGATTGACGCTCTTTCGGTCATGGGCATACCAGACAAAAACCTTATTACAATCGGGAATTTGCTGAATAACTATGTGCTGTCCTTTGTGGCTGATGAGGTGCGGTTTAAAAACACATCTCCGGAAGCATTCGCTGACTTTGCCGAAACCCTGGGGCCATTCGACAGGCGGATGTTTGCTAATATTGATTATGATGGTCAGTTTTTATACGGTTTGCGAGTTCTATTTGCCGGGTTGGAATCACCAGAAGCACAAAAGTAG
- a CDS encoding class I SAM-dependent methyltransferase has product MALMKNARKKKDVGIYGPMAKWYDKNSRKSRLQEMHRYADLVETHTDAGSAVLEVAPGPGYLSIELARRGYLVSGIEISADFVEIEKRNAQEANVAVNFEQGNASALPQQDGTFDFVVCSTAFKNFKDPLTSLNEMYRVLKPNGRALILDMNHDATNEDINNEMEQSGMRGFDRLFVKFSFKTFLKSGAYTREGFEALIAQTEFSNYEIAKQGIGLQVWLTKDESMVRRSIHSEK; this is encoded by the coding sequence ATGGCCCTCATGAAAAATGCACGGAAGAAGAAAGATGTGGGGATTTATGGCCCGATGGCGAAATGGTATGACAAGAACAGCCGCAAGTCGAGACTTCAAGAAATGCACCGCTATGCAGACCTTGTGGAGACACATACGGATGCTGGTTCTGCCGTTCTGGAAGTGGCTCCTGGTCCCGGTTATCTCTCCATTGAACTGGCACGTCGCGGCTATCTTGTCAGTGGCATAGAAATCAGTGCAGATTTTGTTGAAATTGAAAAACGAAATGCACAAGAAGCGAATGTCGCTGTCAATTTCGAACAAGGCAATGCGTCCGCTCTCCCCCAACAGGACGGTACATTTGACTTTGTCGTGTGTTCCACCGCGTTTAAGAATTTTAAAGATCCCCTCACCTCGCTCAATGAAATGTACCGCGTGCTCAAGCCAAATGGTAGGGCATTGATTTTGGACATGAACCACGATGCGACAAACGAGGACATTAACAACGAGATGGAACAGTCAGGCATGAGAGGCTTTGATCGCCTCTTTGTCAAGTTTTCATTTAAGACCTTTCTTAAGAGTGGAGCGTATACAAGAGAAGGCTTTGAGGCCCTCATCGCGCAGACGGAGTTTTCCAATTATGAGATTGCCAAGCAAGGCATTGGATTGCAGGTATGGCTTACGAAGGACGAGTCAATGGTGCGACGCAGCATTCACAGTGAAAAGTAA
- a CDS encoding helix-turn-helix domain-containing protein, which translates to MEPESLSNDELLARIYDGDNRAIGELVKRLEKVIRSEAYLGDSINEDVAQDIREKLIIAIRENFTED; encoded by the coding sequence ATGGAGCCAGAATCGTTAAGTAATGACGAACTGTTGGCTAGAATTTATGACGGGGACAATCGAGCTATAGGAGAGCTAGTGAAGAGACTAGAAAAAGTCATCCGTTCAGAAGCATATTTAGGCGACAGTATCAATGAAGACGTAGCCCAGGACATCAGAGAGAAACTGATTATAGCCATCAGAGAGAATTTTACGGAAGACTAG
- a CDS encoding sigma-70 family RNA polymerase sigma factor: protein MTRQRYTTGQAINWCLKVIHREAINAKRRYIRWSRDALVINRTLDDGSEWGDLLACPKSQKDERNKDVMLLIENLPPKEKRVIYGLFVRGLTQSELSKNLDLSQQSVSRLKTRGIKRLREAMSEKAMSEKAMSG from the coding sequence ATGACACGGCAAAGGTATACGACTGGACAGGCGATTAATTGGTGTCTCAAAGTGATACATCGCGAAGCAATCAATGCCAAGCGTCGATACATTCGCTGGAGTCGTGACGCATTAGTCATAAATCGAACACTTGATGACGGTAGTGAATGGGGGGACTTATTAGCATGTCCAAAGTCTCAAAAGGACGAACGCAACAAGGACGTCATGTTGCTAATTGAGAATTTGCCTCCCAAGGAAAAAAGGGTAATCTACGGATTGTTTGTAAGAGGTCTAACACAGTCAGAGTTGTCGAAGAACCTGGATTTAAGCCAGCAAAGTGTGAGTCGCCTTAAAACAAGGGGCATAAAGAGACTTCGCGAAGCAATGAGTGAAAAAGCAATGAGTGAAAAAGCAATGAGTGGATAA
- a CDS encoding ATP-binding cassette domain-containing protein, with the protein MSLLRNHIGYVFQNYALIDDATVDDNLDISLMYNRAAKRDKLALKQSALAQVELPDIDVSRKIYTLSGEEQQRVALARLLLKPCDLILADEPTGSLDADNRAGVIRILKQLHQDGRTIIVVTHDEVVANACDRAVGLSSVST; encoded by the coding sequence ATGTCCTTACTTCGCAACCACATTGGGTACGTTTTTCAAAACTATGCTCTGATTGACGACGCCACAGTGGATGACAATCTGGACATTTCTCTTATGTATAACCGGGCGGCCAAACGCGACAAACTCGCCCTAAAACAATCTGCACTGGCGCAAGTAGAACTGCCGGATATTGATGTTTCGAGAAAGATCTATACGTTATCTGGAGAGGAACAACAGAGGGTAGCACTGGCACGCCTGTTGCTAAAGCCTTGCGATTTAATTCTAGCAGACGAGCCCACAGGTTCGCTTGACGCTGACAACCGTGCTGGTGTCATCCGTATTTTGAAACAACTCCATCAGGATGGACGAACGATAATCGTGGTCACACATGATGAAGTCGTTGCGAATGCCTGTGATAGAGCGGTTGGGCTCAGTAGTGTTTCGACTTAG
- a CDS encoding YcxB family protein codes for MKIDVLLSERDVKDYVSLKMKSNQKSRAKRVTLLVLFFIIVSLIFWLESRSIFLVVVFDVIVGLFIRFAWNRFLKKAYGRSNLKEPRTIEIQSEFILVTTNNVKTSIELSKVRDVNETDKFLIIVVGNSQELVIPKRAFSTQDEYTEFVNALPKPHD; via the coding sequence GTGAAGATTGACGTTTTATTGTCAGAGCGGGATGTTAAGGACTACGTATCATTAAAGATGAAGAGTAATCAAAAGTCGCGGGCAAAACGAGTCACTTTACTGGTTCTGTTCTTCATTATCGTATCCCTGATTTTTTGGCTGGAAAGCAGAAGTATCTTTCTAGTCGTTGTATTTGATGTCATCGTGGGTCTTTTCATTAGGTTTGCATGGAACCGATTTCTTAAAAAGGCGTACGGTCGCAGCAATCTTAAAGAGCCCCGAACAATAGAAATCCAATCAGAATTCATCTTGGTGACCACGAACAATGTAAAAACCTCAATAGAACTAAGCAAAGTGCGAGACGTTAATGAAACTGACAAATTTCTCATCATCGTTGTAGGGAATTCCCAGGAGTTGGTCATTCCGAAACGGGCTTTTAGTACCCAAGATGAGTATACAGAGTTTGTCAATGCGCTTCCAAAACCACATGACTAA
- a CDS encoding thiamine phosphate synthase — translation MRKRLDISAYFVVGPENTKGRPVAPIVSDAIEAGFTCVQIRSKTASARELIELTREVADVIAQTGKSDEVTLLVDDRLDVVLAARSSGIKVDGIHVGQTDIPVEVCREYLGADAIVGLSARTHELLEYIKTADVTHVDYFGAGPLHETKTKPDCGLDIDGKVVTRSFDEIAELARISPIPVVIGGGVKLADISELAKTGVNGFFVVTAVSEADDPKLEARKLVDEWKSHQHEVETQKSQL, via the coding sequence ATGAGGAAGCGCCTTGATATTTCTGCCTACTTTGTCGTGGGGCCCGAGAATACAAAGGGGCGTCCAGTTGCACCGATTGTCAGCGATGCCATTGAGGCCGGGTTTACATGTGTGCAAATCCGATCAAAAACAGCCTCAGCACGGGAACTGATAGAGCTAACCCGTGAGGTTGCCGACGTCATTGCGCAAACTGGCAAGTCGGACGAAGTCACGCTGCTTGTGGATGACAGACTTGATGTGGTTCTTGCCGCCAGAAGTAGCGGAATAAAAGTGGACGGCATTCATGTCGGGCAAACAGACATTCCGGTCGAAGTGTGTCGGGAGTACTTAGGAGCAGATGCTATCGTCGGGTTGTCAGCCAGAACCCATGAATTGCTTGAGTATATCAAAACGGCGGATGTAACTCACGTGGATTACTTTGGGGCGGGGCCGTTGCATGAAACAAAAACCAAACCGGACTGTGGACTTGATATAGACGGGAAAGTGGTTACCAGGAGCTTTGACGAAATTGCCGAGCTGGCTAGAATCAGTCCAATTCCTGTTGTCATCGGCGGCGGTGTTAAACTCGCTGATATCTCAGAGCTTGCCAAGACCGGCGTCAATGGTTTTTTCGTGGTGACTGCAGTGTCAGAGGCTGATGATCCAAAGTTGGAAGCCCGTAAACTGGTTGATGAATGGAAATCGCATCAGCACGAGGTGGAGACGCAAAAGTCTCAATTGTAA
- the thiM gene encoding hydroxyethylthiazole kinase — translation MAAVNKDNIKSQIIQAVETVRRTNPMTGSITNTVTINFVANAQLAVGGSAAMVYLPDEGELLANAGGATYINVGTLFPIYEETLPRTAKALYNSEKPWVLDPVAIGIGSLRTKLLQQFQSYKPSVIRGNASEIIALAGLWGLDGGKESNVRGVDSTDSVSTAKTAAVALAKWTGGAVAVSGETDLVTDGSIVAFSLGGSHFMEKITGAGCSLGGVVAVYATVASPFIAALTGTAVYNLAASRAECKANAPASFQIAFLDELYKAAAEEIAENPLEIEEV, via the coding sequence ATGGCAGCCGTCAATAAGGACAATATCAAAAGCCAGATAATTCAAGCCGTTGAGACTGTACGCCGGACAAATCCCATGACGGGGTCCATAACAAACACTGTCACAATTAATTTTGTAGCCAATGCACAACTTGCCGTCGGAGGGTCCGCCGCTATGGTTTATTTGCCTGATGAAGGTGAACTTCTGGCAAATGCTGGAGGGGCTACTTACATTAACGTAGGGACTCTGTTTCCCATTTATGAAGAGACTCTGCCTCGTACAGCCAAAGCTTTGTACAATTCTGAGAAACCATGGGTGCTCGATCCGGTTGCCATAGGCATCGGCTCACTCAGAACAAAGCTGCTGCAACAGTTTCAATCTTACAAGCCAAGTGTCATCAGAGGCAATGCGTCAGAAATCATTGCGCTTGCTGGTCTATGGGGATTAGACGGGGGGAAAGAGTCTAATGTTCGCGGCGTCGATTCCACAGATTCAGTGAGTACAGCGAAAACAGCGGCTGTGGCACTAGCAAAATGGACAGGTGGGGCTGTGGCTGTATCCGGAGAAACAGACTTAGTCACAGATGGTTCCATAGTGGCGTTCTCTCTGGGAGGCTCTCACTTTATGGAGAAGATTACTGGTGCGGGCTGTTCATTGGGCGGAGTCGTCGCTGTCTATGCAACTGTTGCCTCGCCTTTTATTGCGGCACTTACAGGTACTGCGGTGTATAACCTTGCAGCGAGCCGAGCTGAATGTAAGGCGAACGCTCCGGCGAGTTTTCAAATAGCATTCCTTGATGAACTATATAAAGCCGCTGCAGAGGAGATTGCCGAGAATCCTTTGGAAATTGAAGAAGTCTAG
- the tenA gene encoding thiaminase II, producing MSYSNYLRQEEQSIFREIYQHPFVQGIADGKLPQNSIIHYVQQDTQYLDTYCRVYGLALAKSRTPHQLRLFFNRIGVLLEGETIPHQNLCTAAGVVHSEITRRPVELAPTAYHYSNHLLSIAQTGTLGEIVAAVLPCHQVYVDIAQRMMRDIRPTEDHPFYQWLTFYSSESMVSGLSVLTSLVDELAESADETYLCAMQSAYRKSCWLEYAFFDMAFQVEDWALRRTSQ from the coding sequence ATGTCGTATTCTAACTATCTTCGCCAAGAAGAACAGTCCATTTTTCGCGAAATCTATCAACACCCCTTTGTGCAGGGGATTGCTGACGGAAAACTCCCGCAAAATTCAATAATTCATTACGTACAACAGGACACGCAGTATTTAGATACGTATTGTAGAGTCTATGGCCTGGCTTTAGCCAAATCACGCACTCCACACCAACTGCGTCTGTTTTTCAACCGCATTGGAGTTCTCCTGGAAGGTGAGACCATCCCTCATCAAAACCTCTGTACAGCAGCTGGTGTTGTCCATTCGGAAATTACCCGCCGTCCTGTTGAATTAGCCCCAACCGCATATCATTACTCGAATCACCTGCTGTCTATTGCACAGACAGGTACTCTTGGGGAGATCGTTGCCGCGGTTCTTCCATGCCACCAAGTCTATGTGGATATTGCTCAACGGATGATGCGGGATATTCGTCCAACCGAAGACCATCCTTTCTACCAGTGGCTCACGTTCTATTCCAGTGAATCTATGGTATCCGGATTGTCGGTATTAACTTCCTTAGTTGATGAACTTGCCGAGTCAGCAGATGAGACGTATCTCTGTGCGATGCAATCTGCCTATAGGAAGAGTTGTTGGCTTGAATATGCATTCTTTGATATGGCATTTCAAGTTGAAGATTGGGCGCTTCGAAGGACAAGTCAGTAA
- a CDS encoding AAA family ATPase — protein MELDFQYNEIIILSGPSSTGKSYFAKSHFTPSQICSSDEFRLAISDEPFQAQAPRSTRENDGDPNRARTTSAKRFQAMSQDAFWLLHQTVAIRAKHGQLTVIDATSLYLEDIESYVKIAQTQHIPVSVVVFNTPLETALKYDATRQFPRGEKKLKQQFRAMKQLLKRKRDMNQLGVRNIYVVTDAAHTSLHIQPNRLYVNLASGLDVMGDGHGLLASRIALIKQAGYVQGEDGLYRHPDGRKLVYLNDETSRGSEPVDAKNVEYGQYPSIAMINMMKKHVESGLAYAVDSNHNYKIWRWLEGRKVSMKHGDEVFVKEMEAFEQEYGADKTAVVKKEWAQFLKSLPSHLVIEDDGHVRAVVVHAGIHDDMMGKEDETVRDFCRFGPTDGLLENGKPNRLDWTQNHHNGVLVIWGHVPHPEAQVVGNTINIDQGGYCGHYLTMLRYPEMDIVQEKVAQSFVPDEDNPILQYYQNRFDVPLIQKYNEGFEVATRWKKLRAHPDYVKSAIETVSTHSARIEEMFYIPPTMSPPPKTSTLEDYLEHPQEAFDYFESLGVKRLIVEKKHMGSRAVLALFRTEQIGKRYINRATLGTILTRTNAKFFNDEDEQRIVHKLVADFAPYFAEMNTDVLLLDAEILPWNLKAAHLIENQYGLVADAALYTREKHLQSLSEFKEKHQSDRAPNAGAGLDDSGRDGVQRQQDLQDGPQGVQGSLGVPKGPQGPQGRQIDVEIAAAEQKLDNARRFQRAFTYFCWNLDKPDAIQIAPFHILGFDSTSHFDKTHEWHMQQAQRLAALSDLVIDTPYRVVEMSDEKAKADIIDWWAETTSEGHEGFVFKPLNFIATSAHRDGNKADELIQPAIKVRGREYLRIIYGMDYLEPENLEKLKKRSTKKKMRNALNEFMLSIESVERFLKLDRVDRIHECVLAAMAYESEPMDPRL, from the coding sequence ATGGAATTGGACTTTCAATATAACGAAATCATCATCTTGTCAGGGCCGTCCAGCACGGGCAAAAGCTACTTTGCCAAGTCACACTTTACGCCTTCGCAAATCTGCAGCAGCGACGAGTTCAGGCTGGCTATATCCGACGAACCCTTTCAGGCTCAAGCCCCGAGAAGCACTAGGGAAAATGACGGCGACCCCAACCGCGCCCGAACCACCTCCGCCAAAAGGTTTCAAGCCATGTCACAAGATGCCTTTTGGCTGCTGCACCAAACTGTGGCCATTCGTGCCAAGCACGGGCAACTCACGGTTATCGACGCGACCAGCCTGTACCTTGAGGACATCGAATCCTATGTGAAGATAGCTCAAACACAGCATATACCTGTCTCTGTCGTCGTGTTTAACACACCGCTGGAAACTGCCCTGAAGTATGACGCAACGCGACAGTTCCCACGGGGCGAAAAAAAGCTCAAACAACAGTTTCGCGCAATGAAGCAGCTTCTAAAACGAAAGCGAGACATGAATCAACTGGGTGTGCGGAACATTTACGTCGTGACAGATGCTGCTCACACCAGCCTGCATATCCAGCCAAACCGCCTCTATGTAAACCTGGCATCAGGCCTCGACGTGATGGGCGACGGCCACGGCTTGCTGGCATCACGAATTGCCCTAATCAAACAGGCTGGATACGTGCAGGGAGAAGACGGACTGTACCGTCACCCAGACGGACGGAAACTGGTTTATCTGAACGATGAGACCAGCCGCGGGTCGGAACCTGTCGATGCAAAAAACGTCGAATACGGGCAGTATCCATCCATTGCGATGATAAACATGATGAAGAAACACGTCGAATCAGGCTTGGCGTATGCTGTCGACTCCAACCATAACTACAAAATATGGCGCTGGCTTGAAGGCAGAAAAGTGTCCATGAAACATGGTGACGAAGTGTTTGTGAAAGAGATGGAGGCGTTCGAACAGGAGTACGGAGCAGATAAGACTGCCGTAGTAAAGAAGGAGTGGGCTCAGTTCTTAAAGTCCTTGCCGTCTCACCTGGTCATTGAGGATGACGGTCATGTTCGTGCTGTGGTTGTCCACGCGGGCATTCACGACGACATGATGGGCAAAGAGGATGAGACCGTTCGCGATTTTTGCCGGTTTGGACCGACAGATGGATTGTTGGAGAACGGGAAGCCCAACCGTCTCGATTGGACCCAAAACCACCACAACGGTGTGCTGGTTATTTGGGGACATGTCCCTCATCCTGAAGCACAGGTCGTTGGCAACACCATCAACATTGACCAAGGCGGCTACTGCGGCCATTACCTGACGATGCTCCGCTACCCGGAGATGGACATCGTCCAGGAAAAGGTTGCACAGAGTTTTGTCCCGGATGAAGATAATCCAATTTTGCAGTATTACCAAAACCGATTTGATGTACCTTTGATCCAGAAATACAATGAAGGCTTCGAGGTTGCTACCAGGTGGAAGAAACTCCGTGCTCACCCGGATTACGTAAAGTCTGCTATTGAGACCGTGAGCACACACAGCGCAAGGATCGAAGAAATGTTCTATATACCGCCAACCATGTCTCCCCCGCCAAAGACGTCTACGTTGGAGGACTATCTGGAACATCCGCAGGAAGCCTTCGATTACTTCGAATCCTTGGGCGTGAAACGCCTTATTGTAGAGAAGAAACACATGGGAAGCCGGGCAGTTCTCGCATTGTTCCGCACAGAACAAATTGGGAAACGCTACATCAACCGAGCTACACTGGGGACTATTCTCACTCGCACGAACGCTAAGTTTTTCAATGACGAAGATGAGCAGCGGATTGTTCATAAACTGGTTGCGGATTTTGCACCGTACTTCGCTGAAATGAACACGGATGTACTGCTGCTTGATGCGGAAATACTGCCGTGGAACTTGAAAGCAGCTCATCTCATTGAAAACCAGTACGGCCTTGTTGCAGACGCAGCACTGTATACACGTGAGAAGCACCTGCAGTCGCTCTCGGAGTTTAAGGAAAAACACCAGTCAGACAGGGCGCCGAACGCAGGGGCTGGTCTGGATGACAGTGGAAGGGACGGAGTGCAGAGACAGCAGGATCTGCAGGATGGGCCACAGGGCGTGCAGGGATCGCTCGGAGTGCCGAAAGGACCGCAGGGTCCGCAAGGCAGGCAAATTGATGTGGAGATTGCTGCCGCTGAGCAAAAACTGGACAACGCCCGCCGGTTTCAACGGGCCTTCACCTACTTCTGTTGGAACCTGGACAAGCCTGACGCCATTCAGATTGCCCCGTTTCACATACTGGGTTTCGACTCGACGTCACACTTCGACAAGACCCACGAATGGCATATGCAGCAAGCACAGCGGTTGGCAGCTCTGAGTGATCTCGTCATTGACACGCCATACCGTGTGGTCGAAATGTCGGATGAAAAAGCGAAAGCTGACATAATTGACTGGTGGGCGGAAACCACGTCTGAAGGACACGAAGGCTTTGTGTTCAAGCCGCTCAATTTTATCGCAACCTCTGCACATCGCGATGGCAATAAGGCTGATGAATTGATTCAACCTGCCATCAAAGTTCGCGGACGTGAGTATTTGCGTATTATCTATGGCATGGATTATTTGGAGCCGGAAAACCTCGAAAAATTAAAAAAGCGCTCCACCAAGAAGAAAATGCGGAACGCCTTGAACGAATTTATGCTGTCTATAGAGAGTGTCGAGCGTTTTTTAAAACTGGACAGAGTGGACAGAATTCACGAGTGTGTCTTAGCGGCGATGGCTTATGAAAGTGAACCCATGGATCCCCGGCTTTGA
- a CDS encoding PadR family transcriptional regulator, which translates to MKSGELGRFADTSFLILSSLASGPKHGYAMMEDILKFSGTQLEPGTLYGAITRLEKRGWIRALDSEERRKPYEITSDGATALKKQVETLEQVSSVGRSRLQILEGF; encoded by the coding sequence ATGAAATCGGGTGAATTGGGTCGCTTTGCAGATACATCGTTTTTAATTCTGTCTAGTTTGGCAAGCGGTCCGAAGCATGGATATGCCATGATGGAAGACATTCTAAAATTCAGCGGTACGCAATTGGAACCGGGGACACTGTACGGTGCTATCACCCGGCTGGAAAAGCGGGGATGGATCAGAGCGCTTGACTCTGAGGAACGGAGGAAACCTTACGAAATCACGAGCGATGGCGCAACGGCCTTGAAAAAACAGGTGGAGACTTTGGAACAGGTTTCATCGGTGGGCCGATCCCGCTTGCAAATCCTGGAGGGCTTTTAA